In one Chitinophaga sancti genomic region, the following are encoded:
- a CDS encoding TssN family type VI secretion system protein, with translation MILKAKIYIVLAAFMAIGSLIVGLLSRYIKNFSLYKKKALWYLAIMVLVFAVISSIPFLFTHQNSMSQYIFYEVWFLGLGIVHCNLMYTRFWGSDDSFGSELAFIVAIWLFGGIGFILIQHLFAKGEFSFYPLLTCMFAFALPTFVYKTFEKMMAIPAKIFKWWQYPAYQELPEVNEDDMRDLIVIGFELEKKVTDHDRTYFRARTPIKMDLGDLFYHFINDYNDRYPNTPIDVVDANGQPYGWVFHLKSKWAFTAKTLDPDKPVFMNGMQENSVIICNRIIIN, from the coding sequence ATGATACTAAAAGCTAAGATCTACATTGTACTGGCGGCATTTATGGCTATCGGCTCCCTGATAGTGGGTCTGCTAAGCCGTTATATTAAAAACTTTTCCCTATATAAGAAAAAGGCACTCTGGTACCTTGCTATTATGGTACTGGTATTTGCTGTCATCAGCTCCATTCCGTTCCTCTTTACACACCAGAATTCCATGAGCCAGTATATCTTCTACGAAGTATGGTTTCTGGGCCTCGGCATAGTACATTGTAACCTCATGTATACCCGTTTCTGGGGCAGTGACGATTCATTTGGATCAGAGCTGGCATTCATTGTAGCCATCTGGCTGTTTGGTGGAATTGGCTTCATACTCATCCAGCATTTATTTGCAAAAGGAGAGTTTTCATTTTACCCCTTACTCACCTGTATGTTCGCATTTGCATTGCCTACATTTGTGTATAAGACCTTTGAAAAGATGATGGCCATTCCAGCTAAGATATTCAAGTGGTGGCAATATCCCGCTTACCAGGAATTACCTGAAGTGAATGAAGATGATATGCGCGATCTGATCGTAATTGGTTTTGAACTGGAGAAGAAAGTAACTGATCATGACCGCACCTACTTCCGGGCACGTACACCGATTAAGATGGATCTCGGCGACCTCTTCTATCATTTTATCAATGATTACAACGACCGTTATCCCAATACGCCGATTGACGTAGTGGATGCAAACGGACAACCATATGGCTGGGTATTTCACCTGAAATCAAAATGGGCATTTACAGCCAAAACACTCGATCCGGATAAGCCTGTATTCATGAATGGAATGCAGGAAAACAGCGTTATTATTTGTAACCGAATTATTATCAATTAA
- the tssO gene encoding type VI secretion system TssO, protein MRVLNKQERLSAFLWFLLFFIVTVGLFVLAVFFNFQVPNRENAELRKELATFRQEQAFQGEFLAKLERVRNNLDSINLPNQNANYMDQVIAQDLVSMRNSIPKDAVTHYGLYANIIQNCLLLQQSKQQLRGLSNAQQSIAELKEKISDLNKELENARSELDYNRQLMRSR, encoded by the coding sequence ATGCGTGTACTGAACAAACAGGAAAGATTATCCGCTTTTTTATGGTTCCTGTTATTTTTTATAGTTACAGTAGGCCTGTTTGTACTGGCCGTATTTTTCAACTTCCAGGTGCCAAACCGCGAGAATGCAGAGCTACGTAAAGAGCTCGCTACATTCCGCCAGGAGCAGGCGTTTCAGGGTGAGTTCCTGGCAAAGCTGGAGAGAGTGAGAAACAATCTCGATTCTATTAATCTGCCTAATCAGAATGCGAATTATATGGATCAGGTAATTGCACAGGATCTGGTGAGTATGCGTAACTCTATACCTAAGGATGCAGTAACTCATTATGGCTTGTATGCAAACATCATTCAGAACTGTCTTTTATTACAACAAAGTAAACAGCAATTGCGTGGATTATCTAATGCACAACAAAGTATTGCAGAGCTCAAAGAAAAGATCAGCGATCTGAACAAAGAGCTTGAAAATGCCCGCAGCGAGCTGGATTACAACAGGCAGTTAATGAGAAGCAGGTAA
- a CDS encoding type VI secretion system baseplate subunit TssG produces MVNNAQKAAVLEEVIDHINKLQHDVRAEVVVGELLDNHVRAEEIAVQNQNVFVRSFNKDILDAQLDDSQPYHPFISLTLSRDGLYDRLPEGIFHQFTPQQQQRSVREMVLNYKRQQKEQQEARKFFRPLENEFFLQRVFLEQKEKHLLFDAFGKDTDELFLAFWGIRSDLPKTALKKLVKLLPYIYRIAGNLPLVQLYLKAILDEPVKIVQEDMSTAVETGAAVPLGNSRLGMDSMTGDLFYTDMPVWKITIGPLQQHRVHDFLPWQPYGKLLETCIGFLVPADVEVATILEPHADERKAFMADSREKEGLGGYNFYL; encoded by the coding sequence ATGGTAAATAATGCCCAAAAAGCCGCGGTACTGGAGGAAGTAATAGACCATATCAACAAATTGCAACATGATGTACGTGCCGAAGTAGTAGTAGGAGAGTTACTGGATAATCATGTGCGTGCCGAAGAAATTGCCGTACAAAATCAAAATGTATTTGTAAGGTCTTTCAATAAAGATATTTTAGATGCTCAACTGGATGATTCGCAACCTTACCATCCATTTATTTCGCTTACCCTTTCCCGTGATGGACTGTACGATCGTTTACCGGAGGGCATCTTCCACCAGTTTACACCGCAGCAGCAACAGCGCTCGGTAAGGGAAATGGTGCTCAACTACAAGCGTCAGCAAAAAGAACAACAGGAAGCAAGAAAGTTTTTTCGCCCGCTTGAGAACGAATTTTTTCTACAAAGAGTTTTCCTGGAGCAGAAAGAAAAACATTTACTCTTTGATGCATTCGGAAAAGATACAGATGAATTGTTCCTGGCATTCTGGGGTATCAGGTCTGATCTGCCAAAAACAGCACTGAAAAAGTTGGTCAAATTGTTGCCATACATTTACCGCATAGCAGGTAATCTGCCCCTGGTACAACTTTACCTGAAGGCAATACTGGACGAGCCGGTAAAGATTGTCCAGGAAGATATGTCTACTGCTGTGGAAACTGGTGCTGCTGTGCCCCTTGGTAATTCAAGGCTGGGCATGGATTCAATGACTGGTGACCTCTTCTATACAGATATGCCTGTCTGGAAAATTACCATTGGCCCCCTGCAACAGCACAGGGTACACGACTTTCTTCCCTGGCAGCCATACGGCAAACTGTTAGAGACCTGTATTGGATTCCTGGTACCAGCTGATGTAGAAGTAGCAACTATACTTGAACCTCACGCAGATGAACGCAAGGCCTTTATGGCAGACTCCCGGGAGAAGGAAGGATTGGGCGGCTATAATTTTTACCTGTAG
- a CDS encoding GntR family transcriptional regulator — protein sequence MEMSIDHQNPVPLHIQVEHLLRNMIRDPKYAGGQFLPNEVELAKQLAISRSTLRQALNKLVYEGLLLRKKGVGTKVAELDRISSKAKNWISFTQEMQARGLKVRNFELHVTWVLPDNDTAEFFGITATQKILKLERLRGTPDGPFVYFISWFHPRIGLTGEEDFKRQLYEILDKDYGVVAVLSKEEVSAKAADKFVAGKLEIDAGSPVLFRRRFVYDKNDLPVEYNLGYYKADSFIYTVESRREYNKP from the coding sequence ATGGAAATGAGTATTGATCATCAGAATCCGGTTCCATTACATATTCAGGTGGAGCATTTGCTGCGGAATATGATCAGGGATCCGAAGTATGCGGGTGGGCAGTTTTTACCGAATGAGGTAGAGCTGGCGAAGCAGCTGGCTATTTCAAGATCTACATTGCGGCAGGCGCTGAATAAACTTGTATATGAGGGATTGCTGTTGCGCAAGAAAGGTGTGGGCACAAAAGTGGCCGAATTAGACCGGATTAGTTCAAAGGCGAAGAACTGGATCAGCTTCACCCAGGAAATGCAGGCACGGGGCTTAAAAGTGCGAAATTTTGAGTTACATGTTACATGGGTATTGCCGGATAATGATACCGCGGAATTTTTTGGTATCACAGCCACACAAAAGATATTGAAATTAGAAAGATTGAGAGGAACACCGGATGGCCCTTTTGTTTATTTCATTTCCTGGTTTCATCCCAGGATTGGGTTGACAGGTGAGGAAGATTTTAAGCGGCAGTTGTATGAAATATTGGATAAGGATTATGGGGTGGTAGCTGTTTTATCGAAGGAGGAAGTGAGTGCGAAAGCGGCGGATAAATTTGTGGCAGGAAAATTAGAGATTGATGCGGGGAGTCCGGTACTGTTCAGGAGGAGATTTGTGTATGATAAGAATGATTTACCGGTGGAGTATAACCTGGGGTATTATAAAGCGGATAGTTTTATATACACGGTAGAGAGTAGAAGGGAATACAACAAGCCATAA
- a CDS encoding YceI family protein, translating into MKKFLLPVTAFVILVASAFTVLSGPDYKIAAGYAVKFSASGANGIFKDLKGKIVFDEQHLNTSKFDVTIDVSSINTGNGLKNTHAKGDKWFDAKKYPAITFTSTEITKSGSGYVAKGELTMHGVKKPLSIPFTFTKAGNGGTFTAKFDVNRSDYGVGTPGGKVDDIIKMEVNVPVN; encoded by the coding sequence ATGAAAAAATTCCTCCTACCTGTAACAGCCTTTGTTATTTTGGTTGCATCAGCATTTACGGTTCTCTCCGGACCTGATTATAAAATTGCTGCAGGCTACGCTGTTAAATTTTCGGCCTCAGGTGCCAATGGTATTTTTAAAGATTTAAAGGGAAAGATTGTCTTTGATGAGCAGCACCTGAATACATCTAAATTTGATGTAACGATTGATGTATCCAGTATCAATACAGGCAATGGGTTGAAGAATACACATGCGAAAGGTGATAAATGGTTTGATGCGAAAAAGTATCCGGCTATCACATTTACGTCTACAGAAATAACGAAATCCGGAAGCGGCTATGTTGCAAAAGGGGAGTTGACAATGCATGGTGTAAAGAAACCTTTATCTATTCCGTTTACGTTTACGAAAGCGGGTAATGGCGGCACATTCACAGCAAAATTTGATGTGAACAGAAGTGATTATGGCGTGGGAACGCCGGGTGGAAAAGTGGATGATATAATTAAAATGGAAGTGAATGTACCGGTGAATTAA
- the tssD gene encoding type VI secretion system tube protein TssD, whose product MSFKSVFEVAGKQMVVKHCSYDLTQEVDATGRPSAITRGGRIRLTVESNGDTDLFEWMVNNFERKDGTITFYKRDSDAKLKSLNFKEGYLVKFEETFDADNQNPMMVSFTISAREIAMGNASHINEWVK is encoded by the coding sequence ATGTCATTCAAATCCGTGTTTGAAGTAGCAGGAAAACAGATGGTTGTTAAACACTGTAGCTACGACCTCACCCAGGAAGTAGATGCAACTGGTCGCCCTTCAGCTATTACCCGCGGCGGCCGCATCAGATTAACAGTAGAATCTAATGGTGATACCGATTTGTTTGAATGGATGGTAAACAACTTCGAAAGGAAGGATGGTACTATCACGTTCTACAAAAGAGATTCTGATGCTAAGCTGAAATCACTCAACTTCAAGGAAGGATACCTGGTGAAGTTCGAAGAAACCTTCGATGCTGATAACCAGAATCCGATGATGGTGTCATTCACTATCTCTGCCCGTGAAATTGCCATGGGTAACGCTTCCCATATCAATGAATGGGTAAAGTAG